From Micromonospora rifamycinica, a single genomic window includes:
- a CDS encoding magnesium chelatase encodes MGRVTAPNQALPVPPADLPGTIGALRAAGHRYQTVKQELRHNLLARMRSGGDRFPGIVGYDDSVLPEVERALLAGHDMVLLGERGQGKTRLIRSLVALLDEWTPVLPGSVLNEHPLHPLTPASRALVAEAGDDLPIGWLHRSMRYGEKLATPDTSVGDLIGDVDPIRLAQGRTLGDPETIHFGLVPRTNRGIFAVNELPDLAERIQVALLNVLEERDIQVRGYQLRLPLDLFLVASANPEDYTNRGRIITPLKDRFGAEVRTHYPVDLDLELALIRQEADLVAEVPEHVLEVLARFARAVRESPSVDPRSGVSARFAIAAAETVAAAALRRAGLLAGPAASRAAPPGSASAAGSASAAGSASAAGDGTVREESPVARVGDAVSVTSTLRGKVEFESGEEGRETEILGHLLRTATAETFRSRLAGLDLSGFTALVAEGAVIETGELVPSAELLRQVGTVPGLAKALDRLGLGDAPTPEQAAAGVEFVLEGLHLTRRLGKDVTESGRTVYGGRS; translated from the coding sequence GTGGGACGGGTGACTGCGCCCAACCAGGCTCTCCCGGTCCCGCCCGCCGACCTGCCGGGCACCATCGGCGCGCTGCGCGCCGCCGGACACCGGTACCAGACCGTCAAGCAGGAACTCCGCCACAACCTCCTCGCCCGGATGCGCTCCGGCGGGGACCGCTTCCCCGGCATCGTCGGCTACGACGACAGCGTGCTGCCCGAGGTCGAGCGGGCGCTGCTCGCCGGCCACGACATGGTGCTGCTCGGCGAACGCGGACAGGGCAAGACCCGACTGATCCGTTCGCTGGTGGCGCTGCTCGACGAGTGGACCCCGGTGCTCCCCGGCTCGGTGCTCAACGAGCACCCGCTGCACCCGCTCACCCCGGCCTCCCGCGCGCTGGTCGCCGAGGCCGGCGACGACCTGCCGATCGGCTGGCTGCACCGCTCGATGCGGTACGGCGAGAAGCTCGCGACCCCGGACACCAGCGTCGGTGACCTGATCGGTGACGTCGACCCGATCCGGCTCGCCCAGGGTCGTACCCTCGGCGACCCGGAGACCATCCACTTCGGGTTGGTGCCCCGGACCAACCGGGGGATCTTCGCCGTCAACGAGCTGCCCGACCTGGCCGAACGGATCCAGGTGGCGCTGCTCAACGTGCTGGAGGAGCGGGACATCCAGGTCCGCGGCTACCAGCTCCGCCTGCCGCTCGACCTGTTCCTGGTGGCCAGCGCCAACCCGGAGGACTACACCAACCGGGGCCGGATCATCACCCCGCTCAAGGACCGGTTCGGCGCGGAGGTGCGGACCCACTACCCGGTCGACCTGGACCTGGAGCTGGCCCTGATCCGGCAGGAGGCCGACCTGGTCGCCGAGGTGCCGGAGCACGTGCTGGAGGTGCTGGCCCGGTTCGCCCGCGCGGTGCGTGAGTCGCCGTCGGTGGACCCGCGCTCCGGCGTCTCCGCCCGGTTCGCCATCGCCGCCGCCGAGACGGTCGCGGCCGCCGCGCTGCGCCGTGCCGGCCTGCTCGCCGGTCCCGCCGCCTCCCGGGCCGCACCGCCCGGCTCCGCGTCCGCCGCCGGCTCCGCGTCCGCCGCCGGCTCCGCGTCCGCCGCCGGCGACGGCACGGTACGCGAGGAGTCGCCGGTCGCCCGGGTCGGTGACGCGGTGTCGGTGACCTCGACGCTGCGCGGCAAGGTCGAGTTCGAGAGCGGCGAGGAGGGGCGGGAGACCGAGATCCTGGGCCACCTGCTGCGGACCGCGACCGCTGAGACGTTCCGGTCCCGGCTGGCCGGGTTGGACCTCTCCGGCTTCACCGCCCTGGTCGCCGAGGGGGCGGTGATCGAGACCGGGGAACTCGTCCCCTCGGCGGAGCTGCTGCGCCAGGTCGGCACCGTGCCGGGGCTGGCCAAGGCGCTGGACCGGTTGGGGCTGGGCGACGCGCCCACCCCGGAGCAGGCCGCCGCCGGTGTCGAGTTCGTGCTGGAGGGGCTGCACCTGACCCGCCGGCTCGGCAAGGACGTCACCGAGTCGGGTCGTACCGTCTACGGCGGCCGGAGCTGA
- a CDS encoding aldo/keto reductase: MTYLAADDRYDQMTYRRSGRSGLRLPAISLGLWHNFGPDRPFARQRDIVLRAFDLGVTHFDLANNYGPPPGAAEEAFGRLLATDLKSYRDELVVSSKAGYLMWPGPYGEWGSRKNLISSLDQSLRRMGLDYVDVFYSHRFDPDTPLEETMGALDAIVRSGRALYVGVSNYDAEQTRRAAAILRDLGTPLLINQPSYSMFNRWTEADGLLDTLAEVGAGCIAYSPLAQGLLTDRYLGGIPADSRARTSVFLDETDVTDEKLATVRGLAGLAERRGQTLAQLALCWALRDPRMTSLIIGASSVAQLEGNVAALSHPDLTPDELAEIDRLLN; encoded by the coding sequence GTGACCTACCTCGCCGCGGACGACCGCTACGACCAGATGACCTACCGCCGCAGCGGGCGCAGTGGCCTGCGCCTGCCGGCGATCTCCCTCGGGCTGTGGCACAACTTCGGGCCGGACCGCCCGTTCGCCCGGCAGCGGGACATCGTCCTACGCGCGTTCGACCTCGGTGTCACCCACTTCGACCTGGCCAACAACTACGGTCCGCCACCCGGCGCGGCGGAGGAGGCGTTCGGCCGGCTGCTCGCCACCGACCTGAAGTCGTACCGGGACGAGTTGGTGGTGTCCAGCAAGGCCGGCTACCTGATGTGGCCCGGCCCGTACGGCGAGTGGGGTTCCCGCAAGAACCTGATCTCGTCGCTGGACCAGTCGCTACGGCGGATGGGCCTGGACTACGTGGACGTCTTCTACTCGCACCGCTTCGACCCGGACACCCCGCTGGAGGAGACGATGGGCGCGCTGGACGCCATCGTCCGGTCCGGCCGGGCGCTCTACGTCGGCGTCTCCAACTACGACGCGGAGCAGACCAGGCGGGCCGCCGCCATCCTGCGTGACCTGGGCACCCCGCTGCTGATCAACCAGCCGTCGTACTCGATGTTCAACCGGTGGACCGAGGCCGACGGGCTGCTCGACACGCTGGCCGAGGTCGGGGCGGGCTGCATCGCGTACAGTCCGCTGGCCCAGGGGCTGCTCACCGACCGCTACCTCGGCGGCATCCCCGCGGACTCCCGGGCCCGCACCAGCGTCTTCCTCGACGAGACCGACGTGACCGACGAGAAGCTGGCCACCGTCCGGGGCCTCGCCGGGCTGGCCGAGCGGCGCGGGCAGACGCTCGCCCAGCTCGCCCTCTGCTGGGCGCTGCGGGATCCGCGGATGACCAGCCTGATCATCGGGGCGAGCAGCGTCGCCCAGCTGGAGGGCAACGTCGCCGCCCTGTCCCACCCCGACCTGACCCCCGACGAACTGGCCGAGATCGACCGCCTCCTCAACTGA
- a CDS encoding lytic polysaccharide monooxygenase auxiliary activity family 9 protein — translation MTVRRTLAALTVVAVTVLLDAAPAAAHGAPTSPLSRSAACGPQGPHVSTPACRAAVSAGAALREWDNIRVYGVAGRDRERIPDGELCSGGLSAYRGLDLARADWPATELTAGAKYVFRYRGTIPHKGTFRLYTTRPGYDPQTRLRWADLDTIPFLSVTDPPLRDGSYQIPGRLPAGLTGRHLIYTVWQNSDTPDTYYSCSDVLFRPAAGVLAASPADAAAATSSPVPGGAATTGADPAPADSADAASDVDGSVGAGEEAGVPVASVTRVGGGDLRLVVGAAVVLTVLVVALVATRLRRPAPVPPGRPCGVRNHRAGRRRIW, via the coding sequence ATGACCGTACGCCGAACGCTCGCCGCCCTCACGGTCGTGGCGGTGACCGTGCTGCTCGACGCGGCTCCCGCCGCCGCGCACGGCGCACCCACCAGCCCGCTGAGCCGTTCGGCGGCCTGCGGCCCGCAGGGGCCGCACGTCTCGACGCCGGCCTGCCGGGCGGCGGTGTCGGCGGGTGCGGCGCTGCGGGAGTGGGACAACATCCGGGTGTACGGTGTCGCGGGCCGGGACCGGGAGCGCATCCCGGACGGCGAGCTGTGCAGCGGTGGGCTCTCCGCCTACCGGGGGTTGGACCTGGCCCGGGCGGACTGGCCGGCGACCGAGCTGACCGCCGGCGCGAAGTACGTCTTCCGCTACCGGGGCACCATCCCGCACAAGGGCACCTTCCGGCTCTACACCACCCGTCCGGGGTACGACCCGCAGACCCGGCTCCGCTGGGCCGACCTCGACACCATCCCGTTCCTGTCGGTGACCGACCCGCCACTGCGGGACGGGTCGTACCAGATCCCGGGGCGGCTGCCCGCGGGGCTGACCGGCCGGCACCTGATCTACACGGTGTGGCAGAACTCCGACACCCCGGACACCTACTACTCCTGCTCCGACGTGCTGTTCCGGCCAGCGGCCGGGGTGCTCGCGGCCAGCCCGGCCGACGCCGCCGCGGCCACGTCGTCGCCCGTGCCGGGTGGTGCCGCGACGACCGGTGCCGATCCGGCCCCGGCTGACTCCGCCGACGCCGCCTCGGACGTCGACGGGTCGGTCGGCGCGGGGGAGGAGGCCGGCGTGCCGGTGGCGTCCGTGACCCGGGTCGGGGGCGGCGACCTACGGCTGGTGGTGGGCGCGGCGGTGGTGCTGACCGTGCTGGTGGTGGCGCTGGTGGCGACCCGGCTGCGCCGCCCGGCCCCGGTCCCGCCCGGCCGCCCCTGCGGCGTCCGCAACCACCGCGCCGGCCGCCGCCGCATCTGGTGA
- a CDS encoding DUF4153 domain-containing protein, translating to MSEPEPTSDSPGGSPTPPGSPYLLALPALEGMPPAIRWPGQEGAPGWAIPVQVPDGTLGYALFLPLVSATTDAPTGDRDRTDAPTGDRDRTDAPRGDRDGPEPAAAAATPTAALSPSSAPAQPAPATAPTLPEPAAVPSQPGPTAATVPTQPGPATACPAAPTARSDGGPAAAAGDPAGGVSAPAGPVPADPPATTAGQGAAAGSGQGAAASPGQGVTVPAPRAGAAAAAGGRPVPHWGGSPTPWIPQPPPPSFLSTRWPGPRPGSGWAVPAAVLAGALGVAFFVPLSRTGIGWFLGWLILTAGVVAAVRKSTGALTRTDRLIRGGWAVAALALLTVLAFRNAWWLVTFCVFGALGCATLAIVGGRQVRSILFSLVAAPFAALRGLPWVRRHVTATGTGQVLRRVVGSVVATVLVLLVFGLLLSSADAAFNEVLGAVVPEINVPTVVRWLFLAAVGGLIAVAAVYTLAAPPDLSTVDRESRRRWGTLEWFPAIAALTLLFVGFVAVQFTVLFGGQRHVLRTAGLSYAEYARSGFWQLTVVTLLTVAVLGGVSRWARRETRVERILLRVLLGLLSALSVVIVVSALSRMYTYQKVYSFTGERIFVMAFELLLGAVFLMILAAGVRWQGRWIPGATVGLAVVMLLSLAVLNPEDYAARRNIARYEQTGKIDAWYLRALSADATPALANLPDRVRRCTLSWIDDDLAEPDPWYAWNLGRTRARAELDRLGARAIGGQKDCKAADQFDLPKTRRTPR from the coding sequence GTGTCCGAGCCGGAGCCGACGTCAGACTCCCCCGGCGGCAGCCCGACGCCGCCCGGGTCGCCGTATCTGTTGGCCCTGCCCGCGCTGGAAGGGATGCCACCGGCGATCAGGTGGCCCGGTCAGGAGGGTGCGCCGGGGTGGGCCATCCCGGTCCAGGTGCCGGACGGCACCCTCGGGTACGCCCTCTTCCTGCCCCTGGTGTCGGCGACCACCGACGCCCCGACGGGCGACCGAGACCGCACCGACGCCCCGACGGGCGACCGAGACCGCACCGACGCCCCGAGGGGCGACCGAGACGGCCCGGAGCCCGCCGCTGCCGCCGCCACGCCGACAGCGGCGCTCTCCCCGTCCAGCGCACCCGCCCAGCCGGCCCCCGCCACCGCGCCGACCCTGCCGGAACCCGCCGCCGTGCCCTCGCAGCCCGGCCCCACCGCCGCCACCGTGCCCACGCAGCCCGGCCCCGCCACCGCGTGCCCTGCCGCGCCGACCGCCCGCAGCGATGGAGGTCCGGCCGCGGCGGCCGGTGACCCGGCCGGCGGGGTTTCCGCACCGGCCGGGCCGGTACCCGCCGATCCACCGGCGACGACAGCCGGCCAGGGGGCCGCCGCCGGCTCCGGCCAGGGGGCCGCCGCCAGCCCCGGCCAGGGGGTGACCGTTCCGGCACCGCGCGCCGGGGCCGCCGCAGCGGCCGGTGGACGGCCGGTCCCGCACTGGGGCGGGTCACCGACGCCCTGGATCCCGCAGCCACCACCGCCGTCGTTCCTCAGCACCCGGTGGCCCGGTCCCCGGCCCGGCAGCGGATGGGCGGTGCCGGCGGCGGTGCTCGCCGGTGCGCTGGGGGTGGCGTTCTTCGTCCCGCTGAGCCGCACCGGCATCGGCTGGTTCCTCGGCTGGCTGATCCTCACCGCCGGGGTGGTCGCCGCCGTCCGGAAGAGCACCGGGGCGCTGACCCGCACCGACCGCCTGATCCGGGGCGGCTGGGCGGTGGCCGCGCTGGCGCTGCTGACCGTGCTGGCCTTCCGCAACGCCTGGTGGCTGGTGACCTTCTGCGTGTTCGGGGCGCTGGGCTGCGCGACACTGGCCATCGTGGGCGGCCGGCAGGTCCGTTCGATCCTGTTCAGCCTGGTCGCGGCCCCGTTCGCGGCGCTACGCGGGCTGCCCTGGGTACGCCGGCACGTCACCGCGACCGGCACCGGCCAGGTGCTGCGTCGGGTCGTCGGCTCGGTGGTCGCCACGGTGCTGGTGCTGCTCGTCTTCGGGCTGCTGCTCTCCTCCGCCGACGCCGCCTTCAACGAGGTGCTCGGTGCGGTCGTACCCGAGATCAACGTCCCCACGGTGGTCCGCTGGCTGTTCCTGGCCGCCGTGGGCGGGCTGATCGCGGTCGCCGCCGTCTACACCCTGGCCGCCCCGCCGGACCTGTCCACCGTCGACCGGGAGAGCCGCCGCCGGTGGGGGACGCTGGAGTGGTTCCCGGCCATCGCGGCGTTGACCCTGCTCTTCGTCGGCTTCGTCGCGGTGCAGTTCACCGTGCTCTTCGGCGGTCAGCGGCACGTCCTGCGCACCGCCGGCCTGAGCTACGCCGAGTACGCCCGCAGCGGGTTCTGGCAACTGACCGTGGTGACCCTGCTGACCGTGGCGGTGCTGGGTGGGGTGAGCCGATGGGCCCGGCGGGAGACCCGGGTCGAACGGATCCTGCTGCGGGTCCTGCTCGGGCTACTCAGCGCGCTCAGCGTGGTGATCGTGGTGTCGGCGCTGTCCCGGATGTACACGTACCAGAAGGTCTACAGCTTCACCGGGGAGCGGATCTTCGTGATGGCCTTCGAGCTGCTGCTCGGCGCGGTCTTCCTGATGATCCTGGCGGCGGGCGTGCGGTGGCAGGGGCGCTGGATCCCCGGCGCGACCGTCGGCCTGGCCGTGGTGATGCTGCTCAGCCTGGCCGTGCTCAACCCGGAGGACTACGCGGCCCGCCGCAACATCGCCCGGTACGAGCAGACCGGCAAGATCGACGCCTGGTACCTGCGGGCGCTCTCCGCCGACGCCACCCCGGCCCTGGCCAACCTGCCGGACCGGGTCCGCCGCTGCACGTTGAGCTGGATCGACGACGACCTCGCCGAGCCGGATCCGTGGTACGCCTGGAACCTGGGCCGTACCCGGGCCCGCGCCGAGCTGGACCGGCTGGGTGCACGCGCCATCGGCGGGCAGAAGGACTGCAAGGCCGCCGACCAGTTCGACCTGCCGAAGACCAGGCGCACCCCGCGCTGA